In a single window of the Gossypium hirsutum isolate 1008001.06 chromosome A13, Gossypium_hirsutum_v2.1, whole genome shotgun sequence genome:
- the LOC107941486 gene encoding uncharacterized protein: MSDRPEGAGQEEEVNSRIQISKQGTNEYSKSTPIEKLRKFRAEEFRGRSNDDPVKAEYWLKSLERVFKQMMCSPEDYLRCAVSLLKEEAYSWWETIEAVVPADKLTWEFFQNKFKKKYMGKRYLDKKKREFLDLRQGNKTVVEYEREFVYLSRYARDVVPTEEEMCIRFKEELNDEIRMMIRGTEIRKFVGKIGACYRCGGADHFIRDCSQLLKEDREQGEKQANTPKKSKRLGQSSAAGTAHLGTRDTVTRLEIRAPARTYAIRAREEASAPDSW; encoded by the exons atgtctgATAGACCCGAGGGTGCTGGTCAAGAAGAGGAAGTTAATAGTAGAATACAGATTTCTAAGCAGGGAACAA ATGAATATAGCAAAAGTACACCGATTGAGAAACTCAGAAAGTTCAGAGCTGAAGAATTTCGAGGGAGATCGAATGATGATCCAGTTAAAGCAGAGTATTGGTTAAAAAGTTTGGAGAGAGTTTTTAAACAGATGATGTGTTCTCCGGAGGACTATCTGAGGTGTGCGGTTTCACTATTGAAAGAAGAAGCGTATAGTTGGTGGGAAACCATTGAGGCAGTGGTACCTGCAGATAAacttacttgggaattctttcaaaacaagtttaaaaagaagtatatGGGAAAGAGATATTTAGAtaagaagaagagagaatttcttgatctTCGACAAGGGAATAAAACAGTggttgaatatgaaagagaatttgtatatcttagtagatatgctcgggatgTTGTACCGACAGAGGAAGAAATGTGCATTAGATTCAAAGAAGAgctaaatgatgaaatcagaaTGATGATTAGAGGCACAGAGATTCGAAAATTTGTG GGAAAAATCGGAGCTTGTTATAGATGTGGTGGAGCTGATCATTTTATTCGGGACTGTTCTCAATTGTTAAAAGAAGATAGAGAACAAGGTGAGAAGCAAGCAAATACTCCTAAAAAAAGTAAACGTTTGGGTCAAAGTAGTGCTGCTGGGACTGCTCATTTGGGAACAAGAGATACTGTAACCCGATTAGAAATAAGGGCACCTGCACGTACATATGCTATCCGGGCAAGGGAAGAAGCTTCTGCTCCAGATAGCTGGTAA